From Primulina tabacum isolate GXHZ01 chromosome 2, ASM2559414v2, whole genome shotgun sequence, one genomic window encodes:
- the LOC142537995 gene encoding protein NRT1/ PTR FAMILY 4.5-like, whose amino-acid sequence MATLGLAVNLVTYIMGVMHFSVADAANNLTNFMGTSYLITILVAFLADTYAGRFKTVLFAMSVEFLGLVMLAAQAHFPKLKPPICNIYDPNSNCIKVTGSNATLLFVGLYLVGIGSGGVKAALPSHGADQFDDKDPMEEKQKSSFFNWLLLSLCLGGAFSLTFFVWIQDHKGWDWGFTVSTIAMFFAVLIFAAGLPHYRIHAINGKSALTEIVQVYVAAIRNRKLKLPDDSKDLYEINQDSESGIQSEMLTHTNAFRFLDKAAIREPDSTQNFPGSNPWKLCRITQVENAKIILNMVPIFCCTFIMTLCLAQLQTFSIRQGITMDTSITKNFNLPAASLPILPVMFLILIVPLYDQIFVPVARKFTGIPTGITYLQRVGVGLILSSLSMAVAAIVEVKRKRVARDNNMLDAIPFLQPPIPISVFWLSIQYFIFGIADMFTYVGLLHFFYSQVPKDLKSISSCFLWSSMAVGYFLSTITVKIVNSATKNITRSEGWLAGNNINRGHLNLFYWLLSVISLFNFCIYLFVSKRYKYRNENHESETGESK is encoded by the exons ATGGCAACTTTAGGTTTGGCGGTTAATCTCGTGACATATATTATGGGGGTGATGCATTTCAGCGTAGCAGATGCAGCCAACAATCTCACTAATTTCATGGGAACTAGCTATTTAATTACCATTCTTGTGGCCTTTCTAGCAGACACCTACGCTGGCAGGTTCAAAACAGTACTTTTCGCGATGTCTGTCGAGTTTTTG GGACTTGTAATGCTGGCGGCACAAGCCCACTTTCCGAAACTAAAGCCACCTATCTGCAACATATACGATCCCAACTCAAATTGTATCAAAGTCACTGGATCAAACGCTACACTCCTCTTTGTGGGACTTTACTTGGTGGGAATTGGGTCGGGAGGCGTAAAAGCTGCATTGCCTTCTCATGGGGCGGATCAGTTCGACGATAAGGACCCGATGGAGGAAAAACAGAAGTCAAGTTTCTTTAATTGGCTACTACTATCATTATGCTTAGGAGGAGCATTTAGTCTCACATTTTTCGTTTGGATCCAAGATCATAAAGGGTGGGATTGGGGTTTTACAGTAAGCACCATAGCTATGTTCTTTGCGGTGCTAATCTTCGCTGCGGGATTACCACACTACCGTATCCATGCTATCAATGGGAAGAGCGCCCTTACTGAAATAGTACAG GTGTACGTTGCGGCTATTCGCAACAGAAAGCTTAAACTTCCTGATGATTCTAAAGATCTATATGAGATCAATCAAGACAGTGAATCTGGAATCCAATCAGAAATGTTAACTCACACCAATGCTTTCAG GTTTCTTGATAAAGCAGCAATCCGGGAACCTGATTCAACACAGAACTTTCCAGGGTCAAATCCTTGGAAACTATGCCGAATAACACAAGTGGAAAAtgcaaaaatcatacttaacaTGGTTCCAATCTTCTGTTGCACGTTCATAATGACCCTTTGCCTGGCTCAGCTTCAAACTTTCTCCATCCGGCAGGGTATAACAATGGATACCAGCATCACCAAAAATTTCAACCTCCCTGCTGCATCTCTCCCAATCCTCCCCGTCATGTTCTTGATTCTCATCGTCCCTTTATATGACCAAATCTTCGTCCCAGTTGCTCGAAAATTTACCGGCATTCCAACAGGCATAACGTACTTGCAGCGAGTAGGCGTCGGCCTGATCCTCTCCTCCTTGTCAATGGCAGTGGCAGCAATCGTGGAAGTTAAGAGAAAACGTGTGGCAAGAGACAACAACATGCTTGATGCGATCCCTTTTCTGCAGCCACCAATACCAATCAGCGTGTTTTGGCTGTCGATTCAGTACTTCATATTCGGGATAGCCGACATGTTCACCTATGTTGGATTGCTCCATTTCTTCTATTCCCAGGTTCCGAAAGATCTTAAGTCAATTTCGAGCTGTTTCCTATGGAGTTCAATGGCGGTTGGGTACTTTCTTAGCACCATAACTGTGAAAATAGTTAACAGCGCGACAAAAAATATCACGAGAAGCGAGGGTTGGCTGGCAGGAAATAACATTAACAGGGGCCATTTGAATCTGTTCTACTGGTTGCTTTCCGTGATTAGTTTGTTCAATTTCTGCATTTATCTGTTTGTTTCAAAGAGGTACAAGTACAGGAATGAGAACCATGAAAGTGAAACGGGTGAGAGTAAATAG